One Fuerstiella marisgermanici DNA window includes the following coding sequences:
- the mobB gene encoding molybdopterin-guanine dinucleotide biosynthesis protein B, giving the protein MMHPKRQTVPRIHIVGRKNAGKTTLVCDLVKELTRMGYRVATIKHTHHNHELDTPGKDSHQHRESGATGVGILSPQITAAFVPVQRNDDEAKRYDSFQVLFADSDLILVEGDLQTTATRIEVWRETVPEPPYATTDKGIAVVVSDNDAHVSCLRWPRKDIGVIANNVADLAGIAVAQTRSGAGMGE; this is encoded by the coding sequence ATGATGCACCCGAAGCGCCAAACGGTTCCGCGCATTCACATTGTTGGCCGTAAGAACGCGGGCAAGACAACGCTGGTCTGCGATCTTGTGAAGGAACTTACTCGGATGGGTTACCGGGTGGCGACGATCAAGCACACCCACCACAACCACGAACTGGACACGCCCGGCAAAGATTCGCACCAGCACCGCGAATCCGGTGCAACGGGGGTCGGCATTCTGTCGCCTCAAATCACGGCCGCCTTTGTGCCGGTCCAGCGAAACGACGACGAAGCGAAACGATACGACAGCTTTCAGGTGCTGTTCGCCGATAGCGATTTAATTCTGGTCGAAGGCGACCTGCAGACGACCGCGACCCGAATCGAAGTGTGGCGTGAAACTGTGCCTGAACCACCCTACGCCACAACAGACAAGGGAATCGCGGTCGTGGTGTCTGACAATGATGCACACGTCAGTTGCTTAAGATGGCCGCGAAAGGACATCGGCGTAATTGCGAACAATGTCGCGGATTTGGCGGGGATCGCGGTCGCCCAAACTCGCTCAGGGGCTGGGATGGGTGAATAA
- a CDS encoding FdhF/YdeP family oxidoreductase, translating into MKRPRSGGGWKAIGYSMKLASRVGWWKMWKAMRSKNACKTCAVGMGGQLGGMVNEGGYFPEVCKKSFQAMASDLQGAIPSSFWQQYDVNKLKALTSRQLEHCGRIVEPVLLEKGASHFRPVDWDEALQRTAEAMKAAGPQRSFFYASGRSSNEAGFLLQLMSRLFGTNYVNNCSYYCHQASGVGLGSSIGTGAGTVQLEDLQHTDLYILIGANPSSNHPRLMRALMEIRRRGGKVIVVNPVKELGLVNFRIPSDVRSLLFGSEIASSYIQPHVGGDMALLLGIAKAVLENNNQDTAFIQQHTEGFEDLRSLAEATSWDDIVTQSGVTLEQIHDIAAQYAAAKNVVLGWCMGITHHLHGTNNVQMIANLALLRGMVGRRKAGVMPIRGHSNVQGLGSVGVTPALKTAMLNRLEERLGIKIPTNPGYDTMACMEAAHRGEMDFSLCLGGNLYGSNPDLHYAEECMNRLKTLVYMSTTLNTGHAFGLGEETLILPVLPRDEEQQATTQESMFSFVRMSDGGPARFEGPRSEVSILADLARKTLSDDCAVDFEELKSHAAIRALIADLVPGYENMAGINESKSEFHVPGRAVTDYKFPTDSGKARFHAPPLPAHDYGENELRLITVRSEGQFNSVVYDEEDLYRGQERRDVILMNAEDVRRMGLQNDQQVRVKSESGELRMILVREYDIRAGNVMMYYPEANVLVPHKVDPLSKTPGFKGVKVTVKAEQLARIEQVVTA; encoded by the coding sequence ATGAAACGTCCTCGCAGTGGTGGTGGGTGGAAAGCCATTGGATACAGCATGAAGCTGGCCAGTCGAGTTGGCTGGTGGAAAATGTGGAAGGCAATGCGCTCTAAGAATGCGTGCAAGACCTGCGCCGTCGGTATGGGCGGGCAGCTTGGCGGCATGGTGAACGAAGGCGGCTACTTTCCGGAGGTCTGCAAGAAGTCGTTTCAGGCCATGGCGTCTGACCTGCAGGGAGCGATCCCATCCTCCTTCTGGCAGCAATACGACGTCAACAAACTGAAGGCGCTGACGTCACGGCAATTGGAACACTGCGGCCGAATTGTCGAGCCCGTTCTCTTGGAAAAAGGGGCCAGCCATTTTCGCCCCGTCGATTGGGACGAAGCTCTGCAGCGTACCGCCGAAGCGATGAAGGCCGCCGGACCGCAGCGCAGTTTTTTCTATGCCAGCGGCAGATCTTCCAACGAAGCCGGGTTTCTGCTGCAGTTGATGTCTCGGCTGTTTGGCACAAATTATGTCAACAATTGCAGCTACTACTGCCATCAGGCCAGCGGCGTCGGACTGGGGTCGAGCATCGGCACGGGAGCGGGGACTGTTCAACTGGAAGATCTGCAGCACACGGATCTGTATATCCTGATTGGTGCGAACCCGTCTTCCAATCATCCTCGACTCATGCGAGCGTTAATGGAGATCCGTCGGCGAGGTGGCAAGGTGATTGTGGTGAACCCCGTAAAGGAACTGGGGCTCGTGAACTTTCGCATTCCCAGCGATGTCCGCAGTCTGCTGTTCGGCTCGGAAATCGCGAGCAGTTACATTCAACCGCATGTCGGGGGCGACATGGCGTTGCTGCTGGGCATCGCGAAGGCGGTCCTCGAAAACAACAACCAGGACACAGCGTTCATTCAACAACACACAGAAGGTTTTGAAGATCTCCGCAGTCTGGCCGAAGCGACCTCGTGGGATGACATTGTTACTCAAAGTGGAGTTACTCTGGAGCAAATCCACGACATCGCTGCTCAATATGCTGCCGCAAAAAATGTGGTGCTCGGTTGGTGCATGGGGATTACTCATCATCTTCACGGCACCAACAACGTGCAGATGATCGCCAATCTTGCGTTGCTGCGGGGCATGGTGGGTCGACGTAAAGCCGGCGTGATGCCGATTCGCGGACATAGTAACGTCCAGGGCCTGGGTTCCGTCGGCGTCACGCCAGCGCTGAAGACGGCCATGCTAAATCGCCTGGAAGAACGACTGGGGATCAAGATTCCGACCAATCCCGGCTACGACACCATGGCCTGCATGGAGGCGGCTCATCGAGGCGAAATGGACTTTTCGCTGTGCCTGGGCGGCAATCTCTACGGCAGCAATCCCGACCTGCACTACGCAGAAGAATGTATGAATCGTCTGAAGACGCTTGTTTACATGTCGACGACGCTCAACACCGGCCATGCCTTTGGCCTCGGCGAAGAAACGCTGATACTGCCCGTGCTGCCGCGAGACGAAGAACAGCAAGCGACCACTCAGGAATCGATGTTCAGCTTTGTTCGCATGAGCGACGGCGGCCCGGCTCGGTTTGAAGGCCCCCGCAGCGAAGTTTCTATTCTGGCTGACCTCGCCAGAAAAACGCTAAGCGACGACTGCGCCGTGGACTTTGAAGAACTGAAGAGTCACGCCGCCATTCGCGCATTGATAGCGGATCTTGTGCCCGGCTATGAAAATATGGCGGGCATCAACGAATCGAAAAGCGAATTTCACGTGCCCGGGCGAGCCGTTACTGACTACAAGTTTCCAACGGACAGTGGCAAGGCTCGATTTCATGCGCCACCGTTGCCGGCGCACGATTACGGTGAGAACGAATTGCGGCTGATCACGGTGCGATCCGAAGGCCAGTTTAACAGCGTGGTTTACGACGAAGAAGATTTGTACCGCGGTCAGGAACGTCGGGACGTGATTCTGATGAACGCCGAAGACGTCCGCCGAATGGGCTTGCAGAATGACCAGCAGGTGCGAGTCAAAAGTGAATCGGGCGAGCTGCGGATGATTCTGGTGCGCGAGTACGACATTCGAGCGGGCAATGTGATGATGTACTATCCCGAAGCGAACGTGCTGGTGCCGCACAAGGTGGACCCGCTGTCAAAGACACCTGGATTCAAAGGCGTGAAGGTCACCGTGAAAGCCGAACAATTAGCGCGAATTGAGCAAGTGGTGACTGCATGA
- a CDS encoding DUF1559 domain-containing protein — protein MRLHSKRGFTLIELLVVIAIIAILIALLLPAVQQAREAARRTQCKNNLKQLGLAMHNYHDVNLVFPPGGLRVSGYRVGWPGRILPYLEQANRYQAMNSLSADALVTSMPWRFETAPHFGSDSVYTDPIPSFSCPSSPLGNRSPDITNTTLPWIVSHGALHYRGNGGSVDVDLVAGSSATRDYSTSGVIYPTSKVRIAHIIDGTTNTMLTTECSDSQGWTDAQKRGWGGIQPWTWGYYYYGDGVGFLQLDNKYVQFPINYDGSFLTNATPFRSTHTGGAQTLLCDGSARFLSENMDLNVFKSIATRSGGEVVGEY, from the coding sequence ATGAGACTTCATTCAAAGCGTGGGTTCACGTTAATCGAGTTACTCGTAGTCATTGCGATCATTGCCATTCTAATCGCCCTTTTGCTTCCTGCGGTTCAGCAGGCTCGTGAAGCGGCGCGACGAACGCAGTGCAAGAACAATCTCAAGCAGCTTGGTCTTGCCATGCACAACTACCACGATGTTAACCTTGTATTCCCGCCGGGCGGGCTACGAGTGTCGGGGTATCGAGTCGGCTGGCCAGGGCGAATTCTTCCGTATTTGGAACAAGCAAACCGCTATCAGGCGATGAATTCTCTTTCGGCGGACGCACTGGTCACATCGATGCCGTGGCGTTTCGAAACGGCACCTCACTTCGGAAGCGATTCTGTTTACACCGATCCGATTCCTTCTTTCTCCTGCCCGTCGTCGCCATTGGGCAACCGGAGTCCCGATATCACCAACACAACTTTGCCGTGGATCGTTAGCCATGGTGCACTGCATTATCGAGGCAACGGTGGTTCTGTGGATGTTGACCTGGTCGCTGGATCATCCGCGACGAGAGACTACAGCACGTCCGGCGTCATTTATCCCACCAGCAAAGTGCGAATCGCCCACATTATAGACGGCACGACAAACACGATGCTGACGACTGAATGTTCTGATTCGCAGGGATGGACGGACGCTCAGAAAAGAGGCTGGGGCGGAATTCAGCCATGGACATGGGGATACTATTACTACGGTGATGGTGTCGGATTCCTGCAGTTGGACAACAAATACGTTCAGTTTCCAATCAACTACGATGGCTCGTTCCTGACGAATGCGACACCATTCCGCAGCACTCACACCGGTGGAGCTCAAACACTGCTGTGCGATGGCAGTGCTCGATTTCTGAGTGAAAATATGGACCTGAATGTCTTCAAATCCATTGCGACCCGGTCCGGCGGTGAAGTGGTTGGCGAGTACTAA